Within Salarias fasciatus chromosome 15, fSalaFa1.1, whole genome shotgun sequence, the genomic segment GCGGGGGGGATCGGAGGGAGAAGCAGTTTGAACCCGCCGTCGGTCTGATTCTCATCGCCGTGGGCCCCCGGATTCAGTTTCCCTTCAGTAAACCCAATAAGAGAGGCAGGAATTCAGATGCGTGTCTTCAGCATCAAATCCAATCCTAGGGTCCGTTTCTATGGCGGATTGTGtgagaaaaaagataaaagacgCTGAACAGTTCAAAATCCATGGCTTAGTGTTTCTCTCTGACACCGTCTGATGTCCGCACGAGCAGAAGCGACTCCTCTGAACCTGGATCGAGAGACACGCAATCTCTTGGCGTTCGTTTCCCTGGGGTAAAAGGTCGGATGTGAGAGGCTGGATACGCGCGCATGGAGAGCCAGGGCGGCCGTATGCTTTCCCCTTCTTCATTTTCAACCACACAAAAATCAGCACATGACACAGCAACACAATCTTTTGCTTGTTGTTAGTGGAAACGCCAGTCccgataacaaaaaaaaacaaaacaaaaaggtggTAATCCAGCTGGTGTCCATGTAGAGGTCAGTAATGGAAATCACTGGCCTGGTAAAACTGCACCTGATTAGGCAGTAAAGGGCAAATTAAAGACGATGAAGAGAAAGCAGCATTCACTCAATGCCATGTGGAGCCACCAGGTGGCAAAACTGCTGTAGAACTAAAGGTCGATGCAACATGcttcagtttttcctttttctattttcttgtggtgtttttttttttttttcttgttccaaCATCAACACACGgataacaaacaaaaacacgtgGCTCTTccaaaaaagttattttcatgTGGAACAACACTGAACGTGAGGGAAATCGAGCAGAAACGATATCATGTGCAGAAAATAATGAAGGCAAAGTAGAAAAagaatgtttgaaagaaaaaagaaaaaaaagcctgtaaAGACCGATGAGGGCGACGTGGAAAACGAACCACGACGagacagagaaaacagctggacAGAGAAGAACTGGGCAACAAGAAGGTTTCTCTTCTCCGACAGTGAGGCGTGGCGCCGCGCGCCGCCCCAACACTTTTTGTCCTCCCGCTCTCCACGCCTCGCCGCCCTCACTCCATCCAGTCCCCTTCGTCGAACTCGGACTCGTCCTCGGAGTCGGAGTACTCCACGGCGATGCGGCGCGACAGGATGGTGGCCACGTCGTTCCCCACCCGCTCGTGCTTGGCCTCCTGCTCTCGCTGCTCCTCCACTTTCCGCAGCTGTATGCCTGCAGCAGACGGACGGGagacaagggggggggggggtggagagacCTCTGAGTGTCTGATGATCTAATATCGCAGTCCGAGCGCTCATCCTGCCGGAGAACACTTAACATGGTACTCCTCCATTCGATACGTCCGTAAGGAATCAACCGGCGGAGGCTGAGTGCTTCGTTCACGAGAGGCCGGAGTCTCATTCAGGGAAACAGCCACTCAATTCTCCACAGCCGCTTCGCTGGTGTTTTGTAATTGAATGATCAGTGTGTAAAATGAGTCTGTCTAActttacaaaaaagaaatctgtgtcAATTATAACGTTCCAGATCTCGTCAGATTCATATTTGGCTCCATGAAAGTATAAAAGTATAAGAGCATGTCGTTAACTttaatgtaagacaggaaaaTGCAGCAAATGTGGGaaattttcacttcaaaaagaagataaaaagaTATTGTTAGATATTAATTATGCATCAAATGACTAATCACTTTGTTGGCTGAGGTACGGATCTCGATAAATGTGGAGTATTAATGTGGCAGAAACGCTCAGTGCGCAGATGTGGCGTTAAACACCCTTCAGAGGAGGCGGAGGTCATAAAACTGCTTCCCCTGATCATCGCAGATATTGTAGCGCACGTTTAGAGCGAAGCTCACCTTTTCTGATGGCCTCCAGCAGGACGCTGCGAGCGTCGCTGATGGGCGGCAGATTGGCCGGGTGGTGCCTCTTGGGCCCCACGTCGTGGACGGTGTGGGGGGGGCGGCGAGGCCATGGCTCCTGCCGAGGGGAAGGCCGGCACGGGCGGCGGGCCCGACGCACACGGCGACGAGCTCCGCGCCCCGGGGAGGGgcagggggggcggcggcggcgggggaggcAGGATGGAGCCGTCCGACTGCGTCCCGGAGCCCGCGGACGGGCCCTTGTCCAGGGCCTGCTGGAGCCGCGCCGGGGACGAGGAGTGGAGGGGGGGCGCCACGGGCGGAGGCGCCGGGTGGAGAACCCCGGGGGCGATCtgaaggggggcggggggaggcgggATGGCCGGGGGGTGCTGCTGGACCGGCAGGGGGGGGATCGGGGGCGGAGGGGTGCCCCGCAGCCCCGACGAGGGCaacgggggaggaggaggggggaggggcggcggcggcggcggaggagtgTTGGAGTTGAAGCCTGCCGTCCGGGCCGGAGACTGGGGTCTGCTGTCGGAGAagccggagctggagctgaggggggggggagagagagagagagcacaacATGCCTCAGGAAGAAACCAGGACTCTTGTTTTAAAATCACTCAGcaatggaaaatggaaaaaaaagtcatcttaAACAACTCATTGAGCGAACATTATCTTAATTAACGAGCATGCTACAGCTGATTAAATCCGGAAGCACCCATTGTCTGAAGTTCACATGTGCCGTGTGAAAATGGAAAGTGTGGCACCGGGGGCAACAGCGGGGCTGATGAGTGCTTCTGGAGGAGCCCGTATCGCCACGCCGGCTTATTTTCCCTCAGCACGATCAGATTATTTGTCTCCAATTAAAAGCGTGCAGCCGAGCGTCAGGCGGTAACCCTATCTGAATAGCTTGTTGAATCTGCGGCGCCGTCAGACAGATTCGAAGATGCAGACGGAGCGGCGACGCCGAGGAGCTTCCGGCTCCAGATGCAGCCGGACAAATTGGAGGGCGGGAGACGCCGCGCACCGCGGAGGAGTGCTAAACTCCCACAGCGCCCGCATCTTTCCCAATCTCGCACATTAATAAGAGGATAGTAACAGTGGCTGCGATTAGCTGAAGCGGCGTGGGAAGATGCAGCCGCTAACCGGGACGCTGCGTCGCAAAGCCCGATCACAATCAATTCTCTTCCTACAGAGAAAATCGCTCTGCGgacgagagacagaggagaatgAAGCGCGGAGTCGTTTTCTCTCGGCGCGCTGGCGACTGTATCTGTGCCGTTATCTTTATTATGGGCTGCGATGAAGAGCTGAAGTGAGAGAATGAGATATGAAATACGATGACTGTAACTGCTCTAAAACGCCAGATGAGAGAAAACCGTGAatgacaggagagacagaggtTGTGAAAcgcgaggaagaggagcggaCGGATGCGTCGTCGACTGCAAGAATCGATGTGAtacttctctgctgctgccttaaTCATTCCCTATGATCTCTTCATTTCCTCAAGCAGTGACATATGTGGCAAAGGGAGTGCAGCGGGGAATCAGCAGTAATGCGCTCAGTGGCCTTAACACACTATTGATTCTACCCTTCCcctgttattttacttcatcttTGGTTTACTAAATCCCAGTCCATCCATTCCCCTGTCTACcgctccatcccttcatccacgGCAGGAAAGAATCGCCTCCGTCTCACACagaacagacaggaaaacaaaaaaaaaaaattaattgaacGCCATTCACTGTGTCCAATTGATGTACGCGAGGACAACAAGGAGATGGAGGCGATGGGGAGATTGGACCGGGAATGAATTTCTATCTGTGCGTGCATAATTCTTGTGTAATTTTGGAGACCGTGTCTGGCCCGGCGCCCCACCTGATCACAGAGGGGGGCTTGATCTCTCCCAGCGGGTGCAtggggggaggcggcggcggagggtcGTGAGGTCGGGAGTACATTCTGTCCCCGGTGCGGTTCAGCAGCTCGTTCATCTGGCTGTAGGGCAGCGCTGCCAGCGAGAAGGGCCCGTCCAAATGCTCCATGTACAACGGAGccctgagcacacacacacacacacacacacacacacacacacacacgcaatatCGTCTGCATTGATGACTTTTCCTGTGGTTTGGTCACCTGTTAAGTCAAAAATCCTAAAAACCATGTTCTGCCTCTTGAAAGTGTTGATCTTCTACTCTTTCACCTCATTTCCCAGTGAATAAATTAGACACATCAATTACTATTTATCCGCAAATCCAATCAATACCTGCCAGATTTGACTCGGATTAGGTCCCTTGGCTGTATGTTTGTCGAGTCTCACGAAACGCAAATGAGTCAGCTCACTTGTATGTtacctttaaataaaattaacaaaCTATCATACTTCAAAATACAATATGTTTGAATCACTTTTAtgtgaaagagagaaatcgCCCCGATGATTCTGAAATCCCTCCACATTAGCTTTGAATGGAACTATCGGCGTAATCATTCACTAGAGCAGGAGATTAGAGGGCTTAAGGAAGCACCAATTCTAATAAGCTTCCAACTTACTGCAGATTAAACTGTAATAAAATCATCAGCGATGACAGTTTCTATCGCCCCCTGCGAGTCTGATCTGCGAGCGTGACGTTTCAACATTGACAAAAGCCATTTTCTCACCGAGGCTGAAAATATCCCGGCGTGGAAAGTGAGAAATCACAGCTACTTGACTCCGTCATGAACTGCTTTTGTTGAACCAGCGACAATCACTACTAATGAGCATCAAGGAGTCGGATCACTCAGCCCATTATACACACAGCGGCTATTTGTCCAGGATATGAAGAAACGCACATTAACAGCCATCTGCATGAGCCGGCGTAGCGGGGCGTCTCACATGAAATCCATTTTCTTCTGTGCTCGCGGGAAAGATTTTATGTCAGCTATTCAAAGACTTGACAAATCCAACGAAAACCCCCCCATTTGCATGAAATCTTTTCTTATTAGTCACTTAGACTGACAGGGAAATTAGTGAACATGAGTGGCACAGCGGCTCTGAGGCACAATAAATGCAATCACAACTGTGAGGGACCTTAATCATCACTGTGGTGGCTGCGTTTCCTCGGTGCCCGTGAAGTGTAAATTACACAGACCCGATCTCTGCGGACTGGGCCaacttgaacattttttttttttttttttttaaatagattttcaTGATTACATCCTGCTGACAAATCAGTGCTTGTTCAATCGGAGCTTGTTCAATCAAGCCTGTTGTTATTTTAGCTAATTGAAGTgcatattctgtgtgtgtgtgtgtgtgtgtgtgtgtatccaacCCACATGGGACTGCTGatgacctgcacacacacacacctgttgtcGTGATAGCCGGCGGATCCGTTGGCCTCCCGGTGTTTGTCTTCGGGCACGTCCTGGGCGAGCTCCGCGCCCAGCGCCAGCTTCTGCCACTCCTTCTTGCGGTCGTGAGGCATCCGCGGCACCTTCTCCGGCTCGGGGGGACGGTCTATCGCCTTCAGCTGGGGATGAGCGGGCGACGACACGGAGGCGAAGGGAGGAGGCATGACAGAGACAGAGGTGGGAAAATGGTGAGAATCGACGGATGAACCCACAAGAGAACATTTCAGGATGATGACGGAAAAAGGAGGTAAGAGGGAGAGGAGATAAGAATTTAGTCATAAAGACATTTTGTTAAGATACACGACAAAATAGTTGTCCTGTAACAACAGGCACGGTTGAGATGTGCAGTCAGATTTCTTAATACAAAGAGAAATGCGAGGAAagaaacaagcatttttttccccccctacaTTCTGTCttcctatctctctctctcatacacacatgcacacatacacacaaccacacataAATCCAAAGTGTAATCATGGATCTAATCTGCCCCTCTGACATTTACGGcctttttctgaaactgaatGCTGCTCCACACTCGTGATTTAACTTTACACATGCCACATCAACGCCCATATATCAAAGCAGCCCTTTGCAGTAATAACTTGTAGTTTTTCCTCATCTTAAACTCAGCTGTTGTGGATTCAGTCTCGGTAGAAATTGTATTGCGTTAGccctcaaagaaaaacagaactcTCATGGATTCTTTCACGGAGACAAGCTTGGGAGCAGAGAGTGCTCATTAACTGACCAGCTGGAATTATTCTGTAGCTTTAAAGAAGATAAAGTGATATCTAGAAAGAGACACGATCTCAGGTCAATCATCAGCACTCCCTCCCCCCCAGACTTCAGCGGGACTGACTAGAAACACACAGAGTTAAAAGAAACAGAGCAGCTacggctgcaggagcagaaatCACACACAGTGTTTGAAAATAAGTCACCATATTTTCACATACCTGCCCTGGAAGGTCTAAGTACCTATAGACCTGATCATACATGCGGGGGTCCTGCAActacaagaacaaaaacaaaaaccacaagagAAGCACCGGGGAGTGAGGGGAGGGGgttcaaaaaaatcaacacgGCACAGGATTGAGAACAACACTGCTGCACACAGTCGACGGGGACAACAACAGAGTGGGCGGTGAGAACGAGCGGGACAAAAgggaaagaggggaaaagaaaaagtgctgttaaaacacaaaatgacaacGTGCACAGCTCGGGGGACGTCACAATGTAGGCGAGGACGtagacgcgcacacacacacacacacatacacacacacacacacacgcacacacacagcagaaagaaGACTGAGGTAGAAAGGGAAAGATCTCACTGGAATGGAAGGACGGACTACAAAGGTGTGTTTCTGGATGTGGGAAAgactttcacacctacagcaacaacatcCACCCAAGAGTGACATGCAAAACAagcgcacgtacacacacacacacacacacacacacacacacacacacacacacccctacacATGCACGAGTTTAACTGAAAATGATAAGACAGCACATAATatcaaaagaaagacaaaacctaaaaaaaagtgatgataACATTTCACTATGTTTTAGTGTGCATTCATGTTAAGACGTGAATATGAAATCCTGACGTTGAAAACATGTATAGAAACACATTGTTTATATCTTTACGGCAGGAAGTCATAGCTGAATCAGTctgtgtttttgcctttttcagtaacaaacaaataaatagttTATTGATCTAATGatataaataaactaaacaacagcttaaatactcacacacacatatacatgcaCACACTACAACAATATTTAGGCAGTAATTGTGTAGCAATAAAATAAACtaggtgggtttttttcttccaaaactCACAAAACTACTCATAAAAAAACACCCATTCGTTTCCTTCTGTCCGGTTACATACAAGTGAACTATTATCTGCTGTAGGTCTGCATGCAGGAGGTGCTTTGGTGGATTATTACAGGAGCAGGCCTCTGTGTTTATCGCACTAAGGGACCCTGTGTGATGATGTGATTCACTGCTATGTTTTAATTATGCTACTAAAACGGGAAAGTTCATTGCaactgaataaaacatttttttttttattagctaCACAGTCAGGCATTTAATAATATGAAATCTACAATTTatgttttaaagcatttttggCTAAAATACATGCAGAATAGTCCAAATTTGAATCCATGGTATTCCCCTAACCTCATGGTTACACAATAGGTCAGATAAAATAACTTTATCCACTAACATACTCAAAAAGCATCCTTTCTTGTTCACGCTCAGCCTCTGAGGAGTCAAACATCCACTGCAATACTGCATCTAATCGCAGAAATACAGTACAAGAtggtgcagagtgtgtgtgtgtgtggtggggtaTCGCTTCCTCCTGGTAATATTTCCGAGTGAGGTAAAGAAAAGTGCTCTGAAACACAATTTCCAACCTGCAACACCGGCAGTCTCCATTAAAACCAATACTAATCGATTTCTCCTGTGTCACATAGATCCTTCAGGAGGGGCCTACCCCGCTAATTCAATAATCGTGTgagcgcatgtgtgtgtgtgtgtgtgttcgaatGAAGCATGCTGGCTGACAGGCAGCTGATTCAACACAGTGTGAGTTGTGGACAGCATCCTCCCTGGTTTGGTTAAACGACGCTGATTCTCGCCGTCCACTGCTGCAGCCACGGAGAGCAGAATGGTGATAAATCCAAATGCTAATGCGCATCGATTAGGCTCTGATTCATCACGGCCCATTACCCTTGATGAGGCTTTGGCTGAGGGGGGAAGCCTCCGcactaaaacacacatgaaGACCTCCTCTCAATGGGCTCCAACACATTTCTAAATCTCAGCTGAGAGACCATCTATCGCGCAGTCTGAGTCAAATATTTTAACTCGTGGTCCTCTGCCACTTTTTAAACTGTGCTGAGCCACTCAAATCCTGCAGCATTTCACCATATAATTTAGAAGATTAGTTCCACTCTGCCGAAATAAACCCCTGACTTCCTAAAAGGTTTGCAGCCTCGGTGTCTTGCTCGAAcaagcacatttttttaaaaacggGGTAAACATGAAGTGAAGACGCCCTCAGGTTTATACAATATCATTATTGAGGTATTTAAGTTAAAAGTGACAACGCAATACTGCACAGAAGACAGAACATAAATTCAGGGGAAAGTAAACAAGGGGTGGAAGTTGACTGTgtgtgaggggggaaaaaaaaacaaaacaagtgtgtgagtgtgtgtgcgcatgtgcgtGTCATAGCTGTTACAAATGTGGCTAATTTCAGCGGGCCGCCTGCCTGCGCGGCATCGCCATCCTTCATCTGAGCGGACTGGTACGAGCAGAGAGAGTGTCGCTGTGTAAGCACTTGTGTGTTTACGAGCGTGTGCGACAGAGCAGTTATAGATTTATGTTATATACGATATCCTGGTGTGTGTCGGCCTCTCCGGGTGCGTGCAGACCTGCGCGCTCCAGGCACGCACTGTTTCAAGTGACAGACTCAGCAGAAAAGCAGGTCtgttcccccccctccctgcaggGGGGCCCGACCACCCGGCCGCTCACAATAACACACGCCCATCACACAATGCACATTATACATTactgctgctgatctgctgaTCTGGGCCGTGCAAACGCACACAGTAACTGTCCAACGGTGTGTATGTAACAATTAGCCCGCATTTAAAAGTCAAATTcgttagaaataaataaataaactgcagCTTAGGTGTTAATATTCTGCATCATCTTCAAGTGTGGCAATAAAAAGGATCTGATGACGGTCACAGTGTCAGCTCATGCAGTTTGCTTTTATACAGCCTCAAAATCCTCCTCATTTACAACTGAGAAGATGGTTTCATCAATAAAGTAAAAGCGAATCCAAAATcaggtttaaataaaaaaaacaaaaaaaaaaaccaaacttctATACATGCTATATTTTATATCTAgatctcttgttttttttgtgtttcttgctGCTGGTAGTTCACTATTCAAAAGACGACCTTTAACTAACCTGGCTGTCAGAGTGTGATCGTCTGTCCCTGTTTGCCCCGTGACGGACAAGAGACAGTCCAAGTTGTGAACTGATTTGTGCTTCTCTGTCGATGGAACTGTTTCCTGATaaattaagttttatttcttaaaaaaaaaaaaaaagaaaatggaaatgacGTAGCTCTTGCAGTCTGTTTCACTTCAGCGTGTTTGTGACCATAAATCAGGCTTTCGTTAGCTGGAAATAAAGGACCTTAAGGTataggagatggatggatgaatggcaAAGTGAATGAGCTTCTTCGTGCGGCTCTGGTTGTGATTGTTGTTAAACATGATTTCTTTGTTAGAAAATATAACAATCTTCCATCCATTTCCAATATTTCTGAACAAAAGGTCTTCCAGGACTCTGTGGCTTTCGCTCTTCAAGTACATCTGGGATGCAGGTATGCTCTGGAGGGTTGTTAGTAGCACGCTGGGAGTGGGTAGTTCATTTGCCCACAGCAAAACCAGTGAggggtgaggagtgtgtgtgatgggggAAACAAGAGGGCTGCAGGCTACTGCGTGGTGAGCAGATGCTCCGGTGGTGGGGGGGAAGTGGGAGGGCTGGtgaaggagaggaaaagagagagaagttcTTACCTGTGGGGAATTAAAGAAGGGAGAAGGGGTTTCAGAGAGGACTCTTAAAAGGCTCTTGGGGCACACAAGATAAGGCATTTCCAGC encodes:
- the wasf1 gene encoding LOW QUALITY PROTEIN: wiskott-Aldrich syndrome protein family member 1 (The sequence of the model RefSeq protein was modified relative to this genomic sequence to represent the inferred CDS: inserted 2 bases in 1 codon); protein product: MPLVKRTIEPRHLCHTVLPRNIKNELECVTNISLANVIRQLSSLSKYAEDLFGELFNEAHSFSFRVNSLQERVDRLSISVTQLDPKEEELSLQDITMRKAFRSSTIQDQQLFDRESLPVPMQETFHTCEQPPPLNILTPYRDDGKEGLKFYTNPSYFFDLWREKMLQDTEDKRKERRKQKLKAIDRPPEPEKVPRMPHDRKKEWQKLALGAELAQDVPEDKHREANGSAGYHDNRAPLYMEHLDGPFSLAALPYSQMNELLNRTGDRMYSRPHDPPPPPPPMHPLGEIKPPSVISSSSGFSDSRPQSPARTAGFNSNTPPPPPPPLPPPPPPLPSSGLRGTPPPPIPPLPVQQHPPAIPPPPAPLQIAPGVLHPAPPPVAPPLHSSSPARLQQALDKGPSAGSGTQSDGSILPPPPPPPPLPLPGARSSSPCASGPPPVPXPSPRQEPWPRRPPHTVHDVGPKRHHPANLPPISDARSVLLEAIRKGIQLRKVEEQREQEAKHERVGNDVATILSRRIAVEYSDSEDESEFDEGDWME